The DNA window cacaggtgcacatgtacacacacacacacacacacacacacacacacacggcatctGCTGCCAATTTGAACTATGAGTTTTTTCCCAGTCAAATTCACCCTCCCACCCGTAAGCCGATGGTTCATGCCTTTATCATCTCACTCCTGGATTACTGTCAAGCGGGGTTGGATGGGGTGGGGTAATGAGGTTTTCTTGCTTCAGTTCTGAAGTCTCTTCATACCCAGTCGAGCCTCTTACCCTCATAGACTCGTTTTCAGTCGTCACCACCCTGAGATCCACACACTCTGATCACCCACACACCTTCCTCTTCTCACCTCTTCATGGCCTCATTCTGCTGATTCCCCAAGACCTGGTCCAGGACTTGACTCCTCCGCAGCCCTCCTCGGAGGCTTAGCCTCCAGTGACTTTGCCATTGGTTTGCAAGTGATCCTCGTCcctgttaggttttgttttttttattttgtctgagacagagtctcgcaactagcccagactagcctggaactggcaatcctcctgccttggccctTCCAAGTacggaattaaaggtatgtgccaccatgcccacccaGCTTTCTGCCACCTCATTGGCTACAACATTAACAGCTTTGCAATGGGGCATTCGCTGCTAAGGGTCCAGGCTCTTGTACCAGGCAGCAGGAACCTGCAAGGCATCAAAGAATAAGTCCTTTCTGCTCCCACTTCAAAAGAACACAGATTGTTTAGGGTAAGTGGGATTGAGTCCCCCAAGGACAAAAGATACAATTTGGCAGTTTCCACAGCAGGTATGACATCCCTCTCTTTTTAGGGCTCACAGGGCTGGAGTATAACCTGAAGCAaggtaaatttttgtttgtttgcttcttcacTTTGAGGAGGTGGAAAGTGTGTTGAACGTTTAGAACCCACAATAATGTGCTGCACTTTGTATCCCCAAGTAAAGTCAAGAACTGACTTAAGGCCTCAGTGTGTCCCAATTTGCTTGGGGCTCTTTTATTGCTCAGTATGTCCCCCCTCACACACCTGTTTCCTCCTTTAAAAGACAGCACTTTCTTGGCTCTTCTCTGTGGcttaagagaagagagaaggccgGTCCTTCAAACCCCATACAGCTCTCACGGCTGCTATGAAAGGAGCCCTCCctgagccccccaccccaccccactccatcccCCACAGACAACTCCACCCTTCTCCTAGTGTCCTGACTGGTAGTTAGGATGTAGCCATCTCCTCCTGCATTGGAGCAGGGATAGCAGGACAGATCACACCTAGTCTGCGGGGTCCTGGGGAAAAGTCTGAGCCATAGGTGAAAGTTTGTGGCTCCAAATCCAGAATTCCTGAAGCTTCAGGTCACATGACAGCCACAGGCAAAGAGATTTGGGAATCAGAGGCTGGGTGAAAGGTGGCCAGAGGCCTGCACACTGCTCTTTAGAACTGGTCCTCCCTGGCTACCAATGCCTCTCCTGAGGTATCTTCTGGCTGACAGAGGCCAAGATTCAATGGGAatggcccctcccccacctgacATTCTAGAGTTGTATGACGCAGGCAAAGGTGATGACTCAGGCAGGAAGGAATagaagaggccagcctggtggccCAGGACAGACAAATGATGCAAAGGACTCTTTCTCCTTATCGACCCTTCTACAGAAAGGAAAGAGTCAAAACGGTTCTAGTGCCAGAAGGCATTATTGAGGGGAAAGCACAGAAGAGATGATTAAGAGCATCAGacagggtccatcccataatcagccaccaaacacagacactattacatatgccagcaagattttgctgaaagaaccctgatatagctgcctcttgtgaggctatgccagtgcctggcaaatacagaagtggatgctcacagtcagctattggatggaacacagggcccccaatggaggagctagagaaagtacccaaggaactgaaggggtctgcaaccctataggtggaacaacaatatgaactaaccagtacccccagagctcatgtctctagctgcatatgtagcagaagatggcctagtcggccatcattgggaagagaggccccttggtattgcaaactatatgccccagtacaggggaacgccagggccaagaagtgggaatgagtgggtaggggagcagggcggggggagggggggtatagggaacttttgggatagcatttgaaatgtaaatgaagaaaatatctaataaaaaataatttaaaaaagagcgTCAGACAGGGGACTGAACAGCTCTTGACTAGGGGAGAAGAAGGCAATGTAGAGTAGTCTGTGAGTTCTAATCCTTGCTAAACACTGACTTCACCTGACCCCTACTACTTAAGGCCCCCCCCCTTACTTAAGAAGTCCCTGTGTTCTCTTACTTCAATCTACCCCCAACATCATGAGACCTGGTCAAAGAAGCTGTAGAAACCCAAAAGTTGAATCCATTTGCCCTTCTGGGTTTCTGTCTTTGCCTCCATGGACgatagggacacacacacacacacacacacacacacacacacacacacgccccaaATCTGGAGTGGTCCTGATGTGGTAGTGGTAGGTCTTTAGGGGTCTCATGGGACTGACATAGTATGGTTTAAGGTGCTGCTGAGCAGGAAAGAGAAGGCTAAGTGGATTTTCAAGACCCCTTCCCGTCCGTCCAAGACAACCCCTTTCTTGTTCCCTTCCTGCCCTGTCCACCAGCTGCCTTGGACCATGGAGGAGAGAGTAGGCAGGAGGCCCGGGTAGGAGTAATTGAAAGGAGCAGATGAGACGGGGGAAtgcacccacccccaccttcccTGCCCCACAGGGGCTGTGGAGAAATGAAAACTAATCAAATTACAGCCGACGGCCTCCCGACCCGTGCACAGGAGCCGCCTGGGCCAGGGGCAGGcctgcagggtggggtgggggcaaaaggagagggaaggggaatcACATGTAATCCACTGGAAACGTCTTGATGTGCAGCAACAGCTTAGAGGGGGGCTCAGGTTTCTGTGGCGTTGGCTATATTTATCTCTGGGTTCATGCCAGCAGGGAGGGTTTAAATGGCACCCAGCAGTTGGTGTGAGGGGCTGCGGGAGCTTGGGGGCCAGTGGCAGGAACAAGCCTTTTCCGACCTGATGGAGCTGTATGAGACATCCCCCTATTTCTACCAGGAGCCCCACTTCTATGATGGGGAAAACTACCTTCCTGTCCACCTTCAGGGCTTCGAGCCCCCGGGCTATGAGCGGACTGAGCTCAGCTTAAGCCCGGAAGCCCGAGGGCCCCTGGAAGAAAAGGGACTGGGGACCCCTGAGCATTGTCCAGGCCAGTGCCTGCCGTGGGCATGTAAGGTGTGTAAGAGGAAGTCTGTGTCGGTGGACCGGAGGAGGGCAGCCACACTGAGGGAGAAGCGCAGGCTCAAGAAAGTGAATGAGGCCTTCGAGGCCCTGAAGAGGAGCACCCTGCTCAACCCCAACCAGCGGCTGCCTAAAGTGGAGATCCTGCGCAGCGCCATCCAGTACATTGAGCGCCTACAGGCCTTGCTCAGCTCCCTCAACCAGGAGGAGCGCGATCTCCGCTACAGAGGCGGGGGCGGGCCCCAGCCCATGGTAAGTGGCTAGTACACCAGATCCAGGGATAGGGCCAGAGGG is part of the Mus musculus strain C57BL/6J chromosome 1, GRCm38.p6 C57BL/6J genome and encodes:
- the Myog gene encoding myogenin, producing MELYETSPYFYQEPHFYDGENYLPVHLQGFEPPGYERTELSLSPEARGPLEEKGLGTPEHCPGQCLPWACKVCKRKSVSVDRRRAATLREKRRLKKVNEAFEALKRSTLLNPNQRLPKVEILRSAIQYIERLQALLSSLNQEERDLRYRGGGGPQPMVPSECNSHSASCSPEWGNALEFGPNPGDHLLAADPTDAHNLHSLTSIVDSITVEDMSVAFPDETMPN